Part of the Propioniciclava sp. MC1595 genome is shown below.
CGACGCGGCCGGCCTGCATGTGCTGGATGTGGTCGTCACCGACGACCTCGGCGGCGTTCACGGCGCGGTCCAGGTCGTCCTGGGTGACCTCGCTGATGATGCTGTCGGCCGAACCCGACGCGTAGCGCAGCCACGCACCGGCGTAGCAGTCGGCCTGCAGCTCGAGGCGGACGGCCGGCGAGTTCGCACCCGCGGTCTGGCCCTGCTGCTGGACCTTGCCCATGATGCCGGTCAGGTTCTGGATGTGGTGGCCGTACTCGTGCGCGATCACGTACGCCTCGGCGGCGTCACCGCCCTGCGCGCCCAGCTGGGGCAGCATCGTCTGGAAGAAGCTCTTGTCGAGGTAGACCGTCGCGTCGGCCGGGCAGTAGAACGGGCCGACCTGCGCGCTGGCCTGGCCGCCCGCGGTGTTGACGGCGCCCTCGAAGGTCACGGTCTTGGTGGGCTGGTAGCCCGACAGCGTCTGCGACCAGAAGTTCTGGATCGAGTTGGTGTAGGCCACGTAGCGGCACTCCGGGTCCTTCTCGATGTCGGCACCGGTCTGGCAGTGGGCGTACTGGCTGTTGTCGGTCTGGCCGGGCGCCGGGGCAGCCCCGCCGCCGAGCAGGTCGCCCGGGTTGAAGCCGAACAA
Proteins encoded:
- a CDS encoding neutral zinc metallopeptidase yields the protein MQYNPGAQLDPSQMGGGGRGRGGTIAVGGGASILIMILALLFGFNPGDLLGGGAAPAPGQTDNSQYAHCQTGADIEKDPECRYVAYTNSIQNFWSQTLSGYQPTKTVTFEGAVNTAGGQASAQVGPFYCPADATVYLDKSFFQTMLPQLGAQGGDAAEAYVIAHEYGHHIQNLTGIMGKVQQQGQTAGANSPAVRLELQADCYAGAWLRYASGSADSIISEVTQDDLDRAVNAAEVVGDDHIQHMQAGRVDPSQWTHGSSQMRKEWLAQGFNSGDPNTCNTFAAGALD